Proteins encoded together in one Candidatus Poribacteria bacterium window:
- a CDS encoding ATP-binding protein — translation MIFTLPQLIRHDYDSFKTLTNLYSQTKELFFDDIEIDMQAIRWFDADMCAAFGAILYSLGKKLNEINLIHIPPPIAEILSKNGFMSHYGREKIPDRWETTITYQRFDVADDHYFANYIEDELIHRSEISKMSSILLKKFRESIFEIFSNPVSHSRSELGIFSCGQFFPRQDRLNFMVADLGIGIRQNIRNIVDLDLSPEEAIIWATEGNNTTRRRRDNLPGGLGLKILCDFIDLNRGCLQIVSDAGYWERRNGETVTRPLTHPFPGTVVNVEINTADTHVYQFNSEELSPEDIF, via the coding sequence ATGATATTCACCTTACCACAACTAATCCGACACGATTACGACAGTTTTAAAACCTTAACAAATCTTTATTCACAAACTAAAGAATTGTTTTTTGATGATATCGAGATTGACATGCAAGCAATACGTTGGTTTGATGCCGATATGTGTGCGGCATTTGGAGCAATTCTCTATAGTTTGGGGAAAAAATTGAACGAGATTAATTTAATCCATATTCCGCCGCCTATTGCGGAAATCCTTTCAAAAAATGGTTTTATGAGTCATTATGGACGCGAGAAAATTCCTGACCGATGGGAAACAACTATTACTTATCAGCGTTTTGATGTTGCAGACGACCACTATTTCGCGAATTATATTGAGGATGAGTTGATACATCGTTCTGAAATATCTAAAATGTCCTCCATATTGTTGAAGAAATTCCGAGAGAGCATTTTTGAAATATTCAGCAATCCTGTTTCACATTCACGTTCTGAGTTAGGAATTTTTAGTTGCGGACAGTTTTTCCCAAGGCAAGATCGTCTTAATTTTATGGTGGCAGATCTCGGGATTGGTATACGTCAAAATATAAGAAACATTGTAGATTTAGACCTTTCACCCGAGGAAGCGATTATTTGGGCCACTGAGGGCAACAACACAACCCGGCGTAGACGTGACAACTTACCCGGTGGGTTAGGACTGAAGATACTGTGTGATTTTATTGACTTAAATCGCGGTTGTCTTCAGATTGTGTCGGATGCCGGTTATTGGGAGCGGAGGAACGGGGAAACTGTAACGAGGCCACTGACTCACCCGTTTCCCGGTACAGTCGTGAACGTGGAAATTAACACGGCAGATACGCATGTTTATCAATTCAATTCTGAAGAACTAAGCCCAGAAGACATATTCTAA